Proteins encoded by one window of Pseudomonas sp. LS44:
- a CDS encoding histone deacetylase produces the protein MPLPLVYHDDYSPPFPANHRFPMEKFRLLRDHLIASGLTTDAQLQRPDPCPREVLALAHCPAYIERFLSGDLTASEQRRLGLPWSEALARRTVRAVGGSLLGAELALQHGLACHLAGGTHHAHYDHASGFCIFNDLAIIARYLLAAGKVGRVLIFDCDVHQGDGTARILEHTPDAITVSLHCEKNFPARKATSDWDIPLPMGMGDADYLKVVDDSLNYLLPLYQPDLVLYDAGVDVHRDDALGYLNLTDAGIAARDEAVLRHCREREIPVLGVIGGGYDKDRLALARRHGLLHHSAQRVWQQLT, from the coding sequence ATGCCGCTACCGCTGGTCTACCATGACGACTACAGCCCGCCCTTCCCGGCCAACCATCGTTTCCCGATGGAAAAATTCCGCCTGCTGCGCGATCACCTGATCGCCAGCGGCCTGACTACCGATGCCCAACTGCAACGCCCCGATCCCTGCCCGCGCGAGGTGCTCGCCCTCGCCCATTGCCCGGCCTATATCGAGCGTTTCCTGAGCGGCGACCTGACCGCCAGCGAACAACGGCGCCTCGGCCTACCGTGGAGCGAAGCACTGGCGCGGCGCACCGTACGCGCGGTAGGCGGTTCGCTGTTGGGCGCCGAACTGGCGCTACAACACGGCCTGGCCTGTCATCTGGCCGGCGGCACCCATCACGCGCACTACGATCATGCCTCGGGTTTTTGCATCTTCAACGACCTGGCGATTATCGCCCGCTACCTGCTGGCAGCCGGCAAGGTCGGCCGCGTGCTGATCTTCGACTGCGACGTGCACCAGGGCGACGGTACCGCGCGGATCCTCGAACACACCCCGGATGCGATTACCGTGTCGCTGCATTGCGAGAAGAACTTCCCGGCGCGCAAGGCCACCAGCGACTGGGACATCCCGCTGCCGATGGGCATGGGCGACGCCGACTACCTCAAGGTGGTCGACGACAGCCTCAACTACCTGCTGCCGCTCTATCAGCCGGACCTGGTGCTCTACGACGCCGGCGTCGACGTGCATCGCGACGACGCGCTCGGCTATCTCAACCTGACCGACGCCGGCATCGCCGCCCGTGACGAAGCGGTACTGCGCCATTGCCGGGAACGCGAAATCCCGGTGCTCGGAGTGATCGGCGGCGGCTACGACAAGGACCGTCTGGCGCTGGCGCGGCGCCACGGCCTGCTGCACCACAGCGCGCAGCGGGTGTGGCAGCAGCTAACCTGA
- a CDS encoding GNAT family N-acetyltransferase, giving the protein MVEPIELETPRLYLRRWQAADLEPMAALCADAEVMRYFPAPLSRAETEALLARIHAHFAEHGFGPWALQRKDSGALIGFTGLGRVNFAAPFTPAVEIGWRLARAHWRQGFASEAARAALQCAFERLELAQVVSFTTLSNLPSQGVMQALGMRRDAADDFDHPGLAAGDPLRRHVLYRLDRADWQAPR; this is encoded by the coding sequence ATGGTCGAGCCGATTGAACTGGAAACCCCGCGCCTCTACCTGCGCCGCTGGCAGGCCGCCGACCTGGAGCCCATGGCTGCGCTGTGCGCCGATGCTGAGGTGATGCGCTACTTCCCGGCGCCGCTCAGCCGCGCCGAGACCGAGGCGCTGCTGGCACGCATCCACGCGCATTTCGCCGAGCATGGTTTCGGACCGTGGGCGTTGCAGCGCAAGGACAGCGGCGCGCTGATCGGTTTCACCGGCCTCGGCCGCGTCAACTTCGCCGCGCCGTTCACCCCGGCGGTGGAGATCGGCTGGCGCCTGGCCCGTGCGCATTGGCGCCAGGGCTTCGCCAGCGAGGCCGCCCGGGCGGCGCTGCAGTGCGCCTTCGAGCGGCTCGAGCTGGCGCAGGTGGTGTCGTTTACCACGCTGAGCAATCTGCCCTCGCAGGGGGTGATGCAGGCGCTTGGCATGCGCCGCGATGCGGCCGACGACTTCGATCACCCCGGCCTCGCCGCCGGCGACCCGTTGCGCCGCCACGTGCTGTACCGACTGGATCGCGCCGACTGGCAGGCCCCGCGATGA
- a CDS encoding SagB/ThcOx family dehydrogenase — translation MNEIEQVRAYHALSKHRPERFAAGPGQLDWATQPAPFRRYAGTRLIELWQRPLEESPAYDAVFAAPLGQPAALNRANLSQLLYDSLGVSAWKESAGTRWALRVNPSSGNLHPTEAYLLLPPGALEAAGLLAHYSADVHTLEVRAELPVALGAQLQAALPAGGCLLGLTSIPWREAWKYGERDYRYCQHDLGHALAAIAIAIAASALGWQARLLRGVAEVHWDAVFGLDRDGFHEAESIDAVLWIGAPQATEPRFSESLLHGLAALELQGVPNRLSRQYRDWPELARVQVLCRAPALAPLGWESPAALPRSDNPGLPLRPLLHRRRSAQAMDGQAGIHAELLFAWLRRLLPAHSPVPLALSGQPAQVDLLLFVHRVQGLAPGLYWLARSEDRPQALREDLLWQRLDGDLPLYRLLEGDARGLAGFLSCGQDIAGDGCVALAMLARLDQALEQGAWQYPRLYWECGQIGQLLYLEAEAAGLSGTGIGCYFDDAVHELLGIADSGWQSLYHFTLGRAVWDERLTSLPAYAELRRPPPASGRQGDDL, via the coding sequence ATGAATGAAATCGAGCAGGTCCGGGCCTACCACGCACTGAGCAAACACCGCCCAGAGCGTTTCGCCGCCGGTCCCGGTCAGCTCGACTGGGCGACCCAGCCGGCGCCGTTTCGCCGCTACGCCGGGACGCGGCTGATCGAGCTGTGGCAGCGCCCGCTGGAAGAGTCGCCAGCCTATGACGCGGTGTTCGCCGCGCCGCTTGGTCAACCGGCGGCGCTGAATCGCGCCAACCTCTCGCAACTGCTCTACGACAGCCTCGGCGTATCGGCGTGGAAGGAGTCCGCCGGCACTCGCTGGGCGCTGCGGGTCAATCCGTCGTCCGGCAACCTGCACCCGACCGAGGCCTATCTATTGCTGCCGCCGGGCGCGCTGGAAGCCGCGGGCCTGCTCGCCCACTACAGCGCCGATGTGCATACCCTGGAAGTGCGCGCTGAACTGCCAGTCGCCCTCGGCGCGCAATTGCAGGCGGCGCTGCCGGCCGGCGGCTGTCTGCTCGGCTTGACCAGCATCCCCTGGCGCGAGGCGTGGAAGTACGGCGAGCGCGACTATCGCTATTGCCAGCACGACCTCGGCCACGCGCTGGCCGCCATCGCCATCGCCATCGCCGCCAGCGCGCTGGGCTGGCAGGCGCGCCTGTTGCGCGGGGTCGCCGAGGTGCATTGGGATGCGGTGTTCGGCCTGGACCGCGACGGTTTCCACGAAGCCGAAAGCATCGACGCGGTGCTCTGGATCGGTGCGCCGCAAGCCACCGAGCCACGGTTTTCGGAGTCACTGCTGCACGGCCTGGCGGCGCTGGAACTGCAGGGCGTGCCCAATCGCCTGTCGCGCCAGTATCGCGACTGGCCGGAGCTGGCCCGGGTCCAGGTGCTGTGCCGTGCGCCGGCATTGGCACCGCTGGGGTGGGAGAGTCCAGCGGCGTTGCCGCGCAGCGACAATCCCGGCCTACCGCTGCGCCCGCTGCTGCATCGCCGGCGTAGCGCGCAGGCCATGGACGGTCAGGCGGGGATTCATGCCGAACTGCTGTTCGCCTGGCTGCGCCGTCTACTGCCGGCGCACTCACCGGTACCGTTGGCGTTGAGCGGCCAACCGGCGCAGGTCGACTTGCTGCTCTTCGTCCATCGCGTGCAGGGCCTGGCGCCAGGGTTGTACTGGTTGGCGCGCAGTGAAGATCGGCCGCAAGCGCTGCGCGAGGATCTCCTCTGGCAGCGTCTGGACGGCGATCTGCCGCTCTATCGGCTGCTCGAAGGCGATGCGCGCGGCTTGGCCGGTTTCCTCTCCTGCGGGCAGGACATCGCCGGCGACGGTTGCGTCGCCCTGGCCATGTTGGCGCGACTGGATCAGGCGCTGGAGCAGGGCGCCTGGCAGTACCCTCGGCTTTACTGGGAGTGCGGGCAGATCGGCCAATTGCTGTATCTGGAAGCCGAAGCGGCGGGATTATCCGGCACCGGGATTGGCTGCTACTTCGACGATGCGGTACATGAGTTGCTCGGGATTGCCGACAGCGGCTGGCAAAGCCTTTACCATTTCACCCTGGGCCGCGCCGTGTGGGACGAACGCCTGACGTCCCTGCCGGCCTACGCAGAATTACGCAGACCGCCGCCCGCGAGCGGTCGCCAAGGAGATGATCTATGA
- the tesB gene encoding acyl-CoA thioesterase II, with protein sequence MSRVLDELVSLLSLEAIEEDLFRGNSQDLGFPQLYGGQVIGQALSAVSQTVEPARHVHSMHGYFLRPGDAQMPVVYQVDRVRDGGSFSTRRVTAIQKGQPIFFCSASFQADEPGFEHQLPMPDVPGPENLRSEQDIARENAHLFSERMRDKLVLNDKPIEIRPVSLDNPYDPKPREPIQYLWFRATGELPDNPLIHKYLMAYASDFDLLSTALLPHGVGNFASNMQIASLDHSLWFHRHLRADEWLLYAMDSPWSGNARGFNRGNIFNRAGQLVASSAQEGLIRQRERRPK encoded by the coding sequence ATGAGTCGAGTGCTGGATGAGCTGGTGTCGCTGTTGAGTCTGGAAGCCATCGAGGAAGATCTGTTTCGCGGCAACAGCCAAGACCTCGGTTTTCCTCAGTTGTACGGCGGCCAGGTGATCGGCCAGGCGTTGTCCGCAGTCAGCCAGACGGTCGAGCCGGCCCGCCATGTGCATTCCATGCATGGTTACTTCCTGCGTCCCGGCGATGCACAGATGCCGGTCGTCTATCAGGTCGACCGTGTGCGTGATGGCGGCAGTTTCAGTACCCGGCGGGTCACCGCGATCCAGAAGGGTCAGCCGATCTTCTTCTGCAGCGCCTCGTTCCAGGCCGATGAGCCGGGCTTCGAGCATCAGCTGCCGATGCCCGACGTCCCAGGCCCGGAGAACCTGCGCAGCGAACAGGACATCGCCCGCGAGAACGCCCACCTGTTTTCCGAGCGCATGCGCGACAAGCTGGTACTCAACGACAAACCGATCGAGATTCGCCCGGTCAGCCTGGACAATCCCTACGATCCCAAGCCCAGAGAGCCGATTCAGTACCTGTGGTTCCGCGCCACCGGCGAGCTGCCGGACAACCCGCTGATCCACAAATACCTGATGGCCTACGCCTCGGACTTCGACCTGCTGAGCACCGCGTTGTTGCCGCATGGCGTAGGGAACTTTGCGAGCAACATGCAGATCGCCAGCCTCGACCATTCGCTGTGGTTCCACCGTCATCTACGGGCTGATGAATGGCTGCTGTATGCCATGGACAGTCCGTGGTCGGGCAACGCGCGTGGCTTCAATCGCGGCAACATCTTCAACCGCGCCGGGCAATTGGTGGCTTCTTCGGCGCAGGAAGGGCTGATCCGCCAGCGCGAGCGGCGTCCCAAGTGA
- a CDS encoding HAD family hydrolase produces the protein MRLRQARHWVFDMDGTLTVAVHDFAAIRRALAIPPEDDILHHLAALPDAEAAAKHAWLLEHERELAIGSQAAPGAVALVRELHERGCKLGILTRNAHELALLTLGAIGLGECFLSADVIGRDEAPPKPDPGGLLHLAEQWDVAPSELVMVGDYRFDLDCARAAGAFGVLVNLPDNPWPELADAFGRDCGEILGML, from the coding sequence GTGAGGCTGCGCCAAGCCCGCCACTGGGTGTTCGACATGGACGGCACGCTGACCGTGGCGGTGCACGACTTCGCGGCGATCCGTCGGGCCCTGGCGATTCCGCCGGAAGACGACATCCTGCACCATTTGGCGGCCCTGCCAGACGCCGAGGCAGCGGCCAAACATGCCTGGCTGCTCGAGCACGAACGCGAATTGGCGATCGGCTCACAGGCCGCACCGGGGGCGGTGGCGCTGGTGCGCGAACTGCACGAGCGCGGTTGCAAACTCGGGATACTCACCCGCAACGCACATGAACTGGCGCTGCTGACGCTTGGTGCAATTGGCCTGGGCGAGTGCTTTCTCAGTGCCGACGTAATCGGCCGCGACGAAGCACCACCCAAACCCGATCCGGGTGGCTTGCTGCATCTGGCCGAGCAATGGGACGTGGCGCCGAGCGAGTTGGTGATGGTCGGCGACTACCGCTTCGATTTGGACTGCGCCCGTGCCGCCGGCGCCTTTGGTGTGCTGGTCAACCTACCGGACAACCCTTGGCCGGAACTGGCCGATGCCTTCGGTCGCGATTGCGGCGAAATTCTGGGGATGCTCTAG
- a CDS encoding phytanoyl-CoA dioxygenase family protein: MSHAAPSAPLTAARLRALHTDGYALLPGVLNPAQIAAARLAIDQLKPIHWDYQGLVDHYKCVFNRDPLWLDYLDLPGLIELAEAALGADCHVIGQTAWRCHPGFVGAELHQDYQVMALPPALLSDPAFELPMQICTAHLYLDEIDEALCPTQVIAGSHRAGRGPIAGEDHWQGRAAEPVLCRAGDVLLFRSELWHAGSRNRTPDRSRYLLQVHYARRMVAQKFSPYLHFHFNPQVLAACTPRQRRLLGEHAEAEYD; encoded by the coding sequence ATGAGCCACGCAGCCCCTTCCGCCCCACTCACCGCCGCACGCCTGCGAGCACTGCATACGGACGGCTACGCATTGCTACCCGGCGTGCTGAACCCTGCACAGATTGCCGCCGCGCGTCTCGCCATCGACCAACTAAAACCCATCCATTGGGACTACCAGGGCCTGGTCGACCACTACAAATGCGTGTTCAACCGCGACCCGCTGTGGCTGGATTATCTTGATCTGCCTGGGCTGATCGAGCTGGCCGAAGCTGCGCTGGGCGCGGATTGCCACGTCATTGGCCAGACTGCTTGGCGCTGCCATCCGGGTTTTGTCGGCGCCGAGTTGCATCAGGACTATCAGGTCATGGCGCTGCCGCCGGCGCTGTTGAGCGACCCGGCTTTCGAGTTGCCGATGCAGATCTGCACCGCGCATCTGTATCTCGACGAGATCGACGAAGCGCTGTGCCCGACCCAGGTGATTGCCGGCAGCCATCGCGCTGGCCGCGGCCCCATCGCTGGTGAGGACCACTGGCAGGGCCGCGCCGCTGAGCCGGTGTTGTGCCGCGCCGGCGATGTGCTGCTGTTTCGCAGTGAGTTGTGGCATGCAGGCAGTCGCAACCGCACGCCTGATCGCAGTCGTTACCTGCTGCAGGTGCACTACGCCCGGCGCATGGTCGCGCAAAAGTTTTCCCCGTACCTGCACTTCCACTTCAACCCGCAAGTGCTGGCCGCTTGCACGCCACGCCAGCGGCGTCTGCTCGGTGAGCATGCCGAAGCGGAGTACGACTGA
- a CDS encoding autotransporter outer membrane beta-barrel domain-containing protein, whose amino-acid sequence MPLKKKNTALLLVGSALLITTPPSFAACTNHTPGTGQTVICSADPSAVTTPISAAPGSSNVTVTIANGASLTTGGNTIQVQSASRVENFGDIRSTAGPAVRLDGNPGSTLINNGNINAGSGVAVQSGSGNDRFEMLGGTVTGAVNQGLGDDTLIVTGGTITGAVNQGDGSNDFIMHNGQIASLDQSDSHDTFAMTGGRIVGAFENGDTARMSGGRIGRVNMRLDDNLFDMSGGQIDGNLVTGFGNDTILLSAGDIGGNISISDGNDSVTVSGGQVGAEVRLGGGNDRFTWMDGGRLEGAVLLADGNDQAVLRNLNEALLAPTPLLDGGLGSDNLTFDNSQSARPGRYRQFENIALANGSSLTLDQDLLLGDSASLTGTLTLDAGSRLLASGQGSRAIGGFDGSAPVSVVNAGTFDLSDGAADANDRLTIHGNYQGQGARLRLQSILGSDDSPSDRLIVDGTASGDSQIQLSNLNGAGAATTGNGILLVQSGTSTPGAFSLAGGSIAAGAYEYVLFHGGVTPGAEHNWYLRNSLIAPPAVQSTAITPPTPTPSPGTPPLPTPTPAPGTPTPPTPGGSNPPPALPLPTPAPGSPALPEVHAGQAPAPLYRQEVPPVSVAAPLALQLGLDTIATFHQRQGDQALLDERGGWARAYGEHREQDWAGTVAPSFDGSLSGVQLGQDLFVGEGDDGQRDHAGLFIGYSRADGDVDGTVLAQRNAEAGDIEFDGYSLGLYWTHVWSGEAYVDAVLTHTWLNGESRSERGRQADLDGRLFSASLEAGYPIALGANLSLEPQAQVVGQRLSMDNSTDAIASLRFEDQEQVSGRLGVRLQGQLVNGEQRWQPYLQADVWHDFAQTATLHVASTPISTDLQGSSLNLGAGLNGQLSANFGVYLGVENSRNLDSNARDGWAGNLGARLAW is encoded by the coding sequence ATGCCGCTAAAAAAGAAGAATACCGCGCTGCTGCTCGTCGGTAGCGCCCTGCTGATCACCACCCCGCCTAGCTTCGCCGCCTGCACCAACCACACCCCCGGCACCGGCCAGACCGTCATCTGCAGCGCCGACCCGAGCGCCGTCACCACGCCCATCAGCGCCGCACCAGGCAGCAGCAACGTCACCGTCACCATCGCCAACGGCGCCAGTCTGACGACCGGCGGCAACACCATTCAGGTGCAGAGTGCCAGCCGAGTCGAAAACTTCGGCGACATCCGCTCGACCGCCGGTCCCGCCGTACGGCTGGATGGCAACCCCGGAAGCACCCTGATCAACAACGGCAACATCAACGCCGGCAGCGGCGTCGCCGTGCAGTCCGGCAGCGGCAACGACCGCTTCGAGATGCTCGGTGGCACGGTGACCGGCGCAGTCAACCAGGGTCTGGGTGACGACACCCTGATCGTCACCGGCGGCACCATCACCGGCGCGGTCAACCAGGGCGACGGCAGCAACGACTTCATCATGCACAACGGGCAGATCGCCTCGCTGGACCAAAGCGACAGCCACGACACCTTCGCCATGACCGGCGGACGCATCGTCGGCGCCTTCGAGAACGGCGATACTGCCCGCATGAGCGGCGGCCGCATCGGCCGGGTAAACATGCGGCTGGACGACAACCTGTTCGACATGTCCGGCGGCCAGATCGACGGCAACCTGGTGACGGGCTTCGGCAATGACACCATCCTCCTCAGCGCCGGCGACATTGGCGGCAACATCAGCATCAGCGACGGAAATGACAGCGTCACCGTGAGTGGCGGCCAGGTCGGCGCCGAGGTGCGCCTGGGCGGCGGCAACGACCGATTCACCTGGATGGATGGCGGACGCCTCGAAGGCGCGGTGCTGCTCGCCGATGGCAACGACCAGGCGGTGCTGCGCAACCTCAACGAAGCACTCCTGGCCCCGACACCGCTGCTCGACGGCGGCCTGGGCAGCGACAACCTGACCTTCGACAACAGCCAGAGCGCCCGGCCAGGGCGCTATCGCCAGTTCGAGAACATCGCCCTCGCCAACGGCTCCAGCCTGACCCTCGACCAGGACCTGCTGCTCGGCGACAGTGCCAGCCTCACCGGCACCCTGACCCTGGACGCCGGCAGCCGCCTGCTGGCCAGCGGCCAGGGCAGTCGCGCGATCGGCGGCTTCGATGGCAGCGCGCCGGTGTCGGTGGTCAACGCCGGCACCTTCGACCTGAGCGACGGCGCCGCCGATGCCAACGACCGCCTGACCATCCACGGCAACTACCAGGGCCAAGGCGCCCGACTGCGGTTGCAAAGCATCCTCGGCAGCGACGACTCGCCCAGCGACCGCCTGATCGTCGACGGCACGGCCAGCGGCGACAGCCAGATCCAGTTGAGCAACCTGAACGGCGCCGGCGCGGCGACCACCGGCAACGGCATCCTGCTGGTGCAGAGCGGCACCAGCACGCCCGGCGCCTTCTCCCTGGCCGGCGGCTCCATCGCTGCCGGCGCTTATGAATACGTGCTGTTCCACGGCGGTGTCACCCCCGGCGCGGAGCACAATTGGTACCTGCGCAACAGCCTGATCGCTCCGCCGGCCGTGCAATCGACAGCCATCACCCCGCCAACGCCGACGCCAAGCCCAGGCACGCCCCCTCTGCCGACCCCGACGCCAGCCCCCGGCACGCCCACTCCGCCGACCCCGGGCGGCTCGAATCCGCCGCCGGCGCTTCCGCTGCCCACCCCGGCGCCCGGCAGCCCCGCACTGCCGGAAGTTCACGCCGGCCAGGCGCCGGCGCCGCTCTATCGCCAAGAAGTCCCGCCGGTCTCGGTGGCCGCGCCGCTGGCCCTGCAACTCGGCTTGGACACCATCGCCACCTTCCACCAGCGCCAGGGCGACCAGGCCTTGCTCGACGAGCGCGGCGGCTGGGCCCGGGCCTACGGCGAACACCGTGAGCAGGACTGGGCCGGCACCGTCGCGCCGTCCTTCGACGGCTCGCTGAGCGGCGTCCAGCTCGGCCAGGACCTGTTCGTCGGCGAAGGAGATGACGGCCAGCGCGACCACGCCGGCCTATTCATCGGCTACAGCCGTGCCGACGGCGATGTCGACGGCACCGTGCTGGCCCAGCGAAATGCCGAGGCCGGCGACATCGAGTTCGACGGCTACAGCCTCGGCCTCTACTGGACGCATGTATGGAGCGGCGAAGCCTATGTCGATGCCGTGCTGACGCACACCTGGCTGAATGGCGAAAGCCGCTCCGAACGCGGCCGACAGGCCGACCTCGACGGCCGCCTGTTCAGCGCCTCGCTGGAAGCCGGCTACCCGATCGCGCTGGGCGCCAACCTCAGCCTGGAACCACAGGCGCAAGTGGTCGGCCAGCGGTTGAGCATGGACAACAGCACTGACGCCATCGCTAGTCTGCGCTTCGAGGATCAGGAACAAGTCTCCGGGCGGCTGGGCGTACGCCTGCAAGGCCAGCTGGTCAACGGCGAGCAGCGCTGGCAGCCCTACCTGCAGGCTGATGTCTGGCACGACTTCGCGCAAACCGCCACGCTACACGTCGCCAGCACACCGATTTCCACCGATTTGCAGGGCAGCAGCCTGAACCTCGGCGCCGGGCTGAACGGCCAGTTGAGCGCCAATTTCGGCGTCTATCTGGGCGTCGAAAACAGCCGCAATCTCGACTCCAATGCCCGCGACGGCTGGGCCGGCAACCTCGGCGCGCGCCTGGCCTGGTAA